Proteins encoded by one window of Sediminicoccus rosea:
- a CDS encoding bifunctional 2-methylcitrate synthase/citrate synthase — protein MAEQIEVRKGLVGVYADESSVSKVMPETNSLTYRGYAVQDLCENSSFIEVAYLLWNGELPTAEQLAAFQAEGRSQRALSPALMRVLRDFPKDAHPMDAIRTAVSFMGMEDPEAGDISDAAQRRKAIRLLAKIPTAVAATNRLSKGLEPIAPDPSLPFCENFFNMVFGKVPQPEVIKAFDVSMILYAEHTFNASTFAARVVTSTMADLHGAITAGIAALKGPLHGGANEAVMHMLKEIPSPEAAEAWLRERFDHKALVMGFGHRVYKNGDSRVPTMKKYAEIMAEVVGDKRWMNTSAVLARVMLAEKNIHPNLDFPAGPAYYLMGFDIPMFTPIFVCSRITGWAAHVFEQGADNRLIRPLSLYNGVEQRPVPKR, from the coding sequence ATGGCCGAACAGATCGAAGTCCGCAAAGGGCTCGTTGGCGTCTATGCCGATGAATCCAGCGTCTCGAAGGTGATGCCCGAGACCAACAGCCTGACCTATCGCGGCTATGCCGTGCAGGACCTCTGCGAAAATTCCAGCTTCATCGAGGTCGCCTACCTGCTGTGGAACGGTGAGTTGCCGACCGCCGAGCAGCTGGCAGCCTTCCAGGCCGAGGGCCGTTCGCAGCGCGCCCTCTCGCCCGCGCTGATGCGCGTGCTGCGCGACTTCCCGAAGGACGCGCACCCGATGGACGCGATCCGCACCGCCGTCTCCTTCATGGGGATGGAAGACCCCGAGGCGGGCGACATCAGCGACGCCGCGCAGCGCCGCAAGGCGATCCGCCTGCTGGCGAAGATCCCGACCGCGGTCGCCGCGACGAACCGGCTGAGCAAGGGCCTTGAGCCCATCGCGCCCGATCCCTCGCTGCCCTTCTGCGAGAACTTCTTCAACATGGTCTTCGGCAAGGTGCCGCAGCCCGAGGTCATCAAGGCTTTCGACGTCTCGATGATCCTCTACGCCGAGCACACCTTCAACGCCTCGACCTTCGCGGCGCGGGTGGTGACCTCGACCATGGCGGACCTGCATGGCGCGATCACGGCGGGCATCGCGGCACTCAAGGGCCCGCTGCATGGCGGCGCCAATGAGGCCGTGATGCACATGCTGAAGGAGATCCCCTCCCCCGAGGCGGCGGAAGCCTGGCTGCGCGAGCGCTTCGACCACAAGGCGCTGGTCATGGGCTTCGGCCACCGCGTCTACAAGAACGGCGACAGCCGCGTGCCGACCATGAAGAAATACGCCGAGATCATGGCGGAGGTGGTGGGCGACAAGCGCTGGATGAACACCTCGGCCGTGCTGGCGCGCGTCATGCTGGCGGAGAAGAACATCCACCCGAACCTCGATTTCCCGGCGGGCCCCGCCTACTACCTGATGGGCTTCGACATCCCGATGTTCACGCCGATCTTCGTGTGCAGCCGCATCACCGGCTGGGCCGCGCATGTCTTCGAGCAGGGCGCCGACAACCGGCTGATCCGCCCGCTCTCGCTCTACAACGGCGTCGAGCAGCGGCCGGTGCCGAAGCGCTGA
- the otnC gene encoding 3-oxo-tetronate 4-phosphate decarboxylase, protein MREEDQRQLLVSLGASLFARGFSVGSAGNISVRLPDGYLMTPTNSSLGRLEAARISKLDLEWRHVGGDKPTKEVFLHRAFLDARPDAGAVVHLHSTHATAISCLEEAVIPPLTPYFVMRVGRRLPLIPYYRPGDAAMEPAIHAAAREAKAVLLANHGPVICGPTLTDAVNAAEELEEAARLALMLRSLNPRLLTPAQVDDLLNTFG, encoded by the coding sequence ATGCGCGAGGAAGACCAACGCCAGCTCCTGGTGAGCCTCGGCGCCTCGCTCTTCGCGCGCGGCTTCAGCGTGGGCAGCGCGGGCAACATCAGCGTGCGTCTGCCCGACGGCTACCTCATGACGCCGACCAACTCCTCGCTCGGGCGGCTCGAGGCGGCGCGCATCAGCAAGCTCGACCTGGAGTGGCGGCATGTCGGCGGCGACAAGCCGACCAAGGAGGTCTTCCTCCACCGCGCCTTCCTCGACGCGCGGCCCGATGCGGGGGCGGTGGTGCACCTGCACTCGACGCACGCCACCGCCATCTCCTGCCTGGAGGAGGCGGTGATCCCGCCGCTGACACCCTATTTCGTGATGCGCGTGGGGCGCCGGCTGCCGCTCATTCCCTATTACCGGCCGGGCGATGCGGCGATGGAGCCCGCGATCCACGCAGCCGCGCGCGAGGCCAAGGCCGTGCTGCTCGCCAATCACGGCCCGGTGATCTGCGGCCCGACTCTCACCGATGCGGTGAACGCGGCCGAGGAGCTGGAGGAGGCCGCGCGCCTCGCCCTCATGCTCCGCAGCCTCAACCCCCGCCTGCTGACGCCCGCGCAGGTGGATGATCTTCTCAACACCTTCGGATAA
- a CDS encoding EAL domain-containing protein, which translates to MLVLACDPGLINATQAAVAELGAPPPVVLRTQREVLRAVVTSVSGFSHLILEDGDLPIDQSLVDAMAEASPAAIISLLTPEAALSEDGAFLRGLLGGTRHLAHDANRASRNSNRLQAGLQGNSLLLRYQPIIHVRTRRLVLVEALARWRSEPVALTPVNFIPAMEQMGLSRPLAAAVTRIAAWDMSRLPARIDIPVSVNLPAPELDKRDVVAWLGQQLRRSRFPRQRLMIELTETAPVRDLSRMARTLRRLKAAGHGVLMDDYLLDDPRQRLLRLDFAGIKLDRSLVQSLPRSARARNQVLRMARRGLVMTAEGVSSPALLRTLRVLGVARAQGFLMGRPLPVAALPAWNQRWRSAEGLARPAKPHASRT; encoded by the coding sequence GTGCTGGTCCTCGCCTGCGACCCCGGCCTGATCAACGCCACCCAGGCCGCTGTCGCCGAGTTGGGCGCGCCGCCGCCCGTCGTGCTCCGCACCCAGCGCGAGGTGCTGCGCGCCGTCGTCACCAGCGTGAGCGGCTTCTCGCATCTCATCCTCGAGGATGGCGACCTGCCGATCGACCAATCGCTGGTGGATGCCATGGCCGAGGCCTCGCCCGCGGCGATCATCTCCCTGCTGACGCCCGAGGCGGCGCTCTCGGAGGATGGCGCCTTCCTGCGCGGCCTGCTCGGCGGCACGCGGCACCTGGCGCATGACGCGAACCGCGCCAGCCGCAACTCGAACCGACTGCAGGCGGGCCTGCAGGGCAACAGCCTGCTGCTGCGCTACCAGCCGATCATCCATGTCCGCACGCGCCGCCTCGTTCTCGTCGAGGCGCTGGCGCGCTGGCGGAGCGAGCCGGTGGCGCTGACCCCGGTGAACTTCATCCCGGCCATGGAGCAGATGGGCCTCTCCCGCCCGCTCGCCGCGGCCGTGACGCGCATCGCCGCCTGGGACATGTCCCGCCTGCCGGCCCGGATCGACATTCCCGTCTCGGTGAACCTGCCCGCGCCCGAGCTGGACAAGCGTGACGTGGTGGCCTGGCTCGGGCAGCAGCTCCGCCGCTCCCGCTTTCCGCGCCAGCGCCTGATGATCGAGCTGACCGAGACGGCGCCGGTGCGCGACCTCTCGCGCATGGCGCGCACGCTGCGGCGACTGAAGGCGGCGGGGCATGGCGTGCTGATGGATGACTACCTGCTGGATGATCCGCGCCAGCGCCTGCTGCGGCTGGATTTCGCCGGCATCAAGCTCGACCGCTCGCTCGTGCAGTCGCTGCCGCGATCGGCGCGGGCGCGCAACCAGGTGCTGCGCATGGCGCGGCGCGGGCTGGTGATGACGGCGGAGGGTGTCTCCTCCCCGGCGCTGCTCCGCACGCTGCGGGTGCTGGGCGTGGCGCGCGCGCAGGGCTTCCTGATGGGCCGCCCCCTGCCGGTGGCGGCCCTGCCGGCCTGGAACCAGCGCTGGCGCAGCGCCGAGGGGCTGGCCCGCCCGGCGAAGCCCCACGCGTCCAGGACTTAG
- the secD gene encoding protein translocase subunit SecD, which translates to MMYFARWKTAAIIFVCLLGTLVSLPNLLPRSAFPDWVPVRQIALGLDLRGGSYLLLEVDTSVLLRERLEGLVEGTRRGMTQANPRISYTGLSAQPDQRRMSLRITEPGQRDAALRVVRELANPVNVGGGAQQPDIEVSINAEGLLTATVTEAGLRAKATNAVEQSIEIVRRRIDETGVVEATIVRQGLNRILVQLPGVEDPDRIKNLLGRTARMTFHLLDEAVNTQAPTPPPGIMFLNGERAGERYAVRRRVEVDGANLTDARASQDSRTGEWVVNFTFDSVGTRRFSEITRANVGRPFAIVLDEKVITAPNIREPITGGRGQISGNFTVRTANDLAVLLRAGALPAPLTVVEERTVGPELGADAIRAGIISLAVGVAFVFLYMGFAYGLFGWFANVALAINIILLIAFLSLLEATLTLPGIAGIVLTLGTALDANILINERIREEVKNGRSPINALEIGYTKASGTILDSNLTNLIAMACLYGFGSGPVKGFAVTVAIGTIVQMWTATVVTRLLVVWWYRWRRPKELPVLEKPGLGFFQRLARPLFRLCPDVTKIPFMRGAVAGLIISGVLSTASLVGAFYPGLEKGIDFKGGIVMEVRTQGPANINALRAATATLGVGDVGLQQFGDESTLLIRVPAPPQEGQTQQVVSTVRGALEAAAPGIRIMRVEAVGNRISDELFRGGLMALGLSLIAMLIYIWVRFEWQFGVAAISTLLLDTTKTIGFMVLFQIEFNLTTIAAILTVIGFSANDKVVVFDRMRENLRKFKTMPLQELVDLSINETLNRSLGTSVTLLLSALPLALFGGDTLAGFAWVMVFGIFISASSSVFIAAPIVLFSGRNSLRRGELEPVAPKGQTAIR; encoded by the coding sequence ATGATGTATTTCGCGCGCTGGAAGACGGCCGCCATTATCTTCGTCTGCCTGCTGGGCACGCTGGTCAGCCTGCCCAACCTGCTGCCCCGCTCGGCCTTCCCTGACTGGGTGCCGGTGCGGCAGATCGCGCTCGGCCTCGACCTGCGCGGCGGCTCCTACCTGCTGCTGGAGGTGGACACCTCCGTCCTGCTGCGCGAGCGGCTGGAGGGCCTGGTGGAGGGCACGCGGCGGGGCATGACCCAGGCCAATCCGCGCATTTCCTACACCGGCCTCTCAGCCCAGCCCGACCAGCGGCGCATGTCGCTCCGCATCACCGAGCCCGGCCAGCGGGACGCCGCGCTGCGCGTGGTGCGCGAACTCGCCAACCCCGTGAATGTCGGCGGCGGCGCCCAGCAGCCCGACATCGAGGTCAGCATCAACGCCGAGGGCCTGCTGACGGCGACCGTCACCGAGGCCGGGCTGCGCGCCAAGGCGACCAATGCCGTCGAGCAGTCCATCGAGATCGTCCGCCGTCGCATCGACGAGACGGGCGTGGTGGAAGCCACGATCGTGCGCCAGGGGCTGAACCGCATCCTGGTGCAGCTGCCCGGTGTCGAGGACCCGGACCGCATCAAGAACCTGCTGGGCCGCACCGCGCGGATGACCTTCCACCTGCTGGACGAGGCGGTGAACACCCAGGCCCCGACGCCGCCGCCCGGCATCATGTTCCTGAACGGCGAGCGCGCCGGCGAACGCTATGCCGTGCGCCGCCGCGTTGAGGTGGATGGCGCGAACCTGACCGATGCCCGCGCCAGCCAGGACAGCCGGACCGGCGAGTGGGTGGTGAACTTCACCTTCGATTCGGTCGGCACCCGTCGCTTCAGCGAGATCACCCGCGCCAATGTGGGCCGGCCCTTCGCCATCGTGCTGGACGAGAAGGTGATCACCGCCCCCAATATCCGCGAGCCCATCACCGGCGGCCGCGGCCAGATCTCGGGCAATTTCACCGTCCGCACCGCCAACGACCTGGCCGTGCTGCTGCGCGCGGGCGCCCTGCCCGCGCCGCTGACCGTGGTCGAGGAACGGACCGTCGGGCCCGAGCTGGGGGCGGACGCCATCCGGGCGGGCATCATCAGCCTCGCCGTGGGTGTCGCCTTCGTCTTCCTCTACATGGGCTTCGCCTACGGCCTGTTCGGCTGGTTCGCCAATGTGGCGCTGGCCATCAACATCATCCTGCTGATCGCCTTCCTCTCGCTGCTGGAAGCGACGCTGACGCTCCCCGGCATCGCGGGCATCGTGCTGACGCTGGGCACCGCGCTCGACGCCAATATCCTGATCAATGAACGAATCCGGGAAGAGGTGAAGAACGGCAGGTCACCGATCAACGCCTTGGAGATCGGCTACACCAAGGCCTCGGGCACGATTCTCGACTCGAACCTGACGAACCTGATCGCCATGGCCTGCCTCTATGGCTTCGGCTCCGGCCCGGTGAAGGGCTTCGCCGTCACGGTCGCCATCGGCACCATCGTGCAGATGTGGACGGCGACGGTGGTGACCCGCCTGCTCGTCGTCTGGTGGTATCGCTGGCGCCGCCCGAAGGAGCTGCCGGTGCTGGAGAAGCCGGGCCTCGGCTTCTTCCAGCGGCTGGCGCGGCCGCTGTTCCGGCTCTGCCCCGATGTGACGAAGATCCCCTTCATGCGCGGCGCCGTCGCGGGCCTCATCATCTCAGGCGTGCTGTCCACCGCCTCGCTGGTCGGCGCCTTCTATCCGGGGCTGGAGAAGGGCATCGATTTCAAGGGCGGCATCGTGATGGAGGTCCGCACCCAGGGGCCGGCCAACATCAACGCCCTGCGCGCCGCGACCGCGACGCTCGGCGTGGGCGATGTCGGCCTGCAGCAATTCGGCGACGAGAGCACGCTGCTGATCCGCGTCCCCGCCCCCCCGCAGGAGGGGCAGACGCAGCAGGTGGTCAGCACGGTGCGCGGCGCGCTGGAAGCGGCGGCACCCGGCATCCGCATCATGCGCGTGGAGGCGGTCGGCAACCGCATCTCGGACGAGTTGTTCCGCGGCGGCCTGATGGCGCTCGGCCTCAGCCTCATCGCCATGCTCATCTATATCTGGGTGCGCTTCGAATGGCAGTTCGGTGTGGCCGCCATCAGCACCTTGTTGCTCGACACCACCAAGACCATCGGCTTCATGGTCCTGTTCCAGATCGAGTTCAACCTGACGACCATCGCCGCCATCCTCACCGTCATCGGCTTCAGCGCGAACGACAAGGTCGTGGTGTTCGACCGCATGCGGGAGAACCTCCGCAAGTTCAAGACGATGCCGCTGCAGGAGCTGGTGGACCTCTCGATCAACGAGACGCTGAACCGCAGCCTCGGCACCTCGGTCACGCTGCTGCTCTCAGCGCTGCCGCTGGCGCTGTTCGGCGGCGACACGCTGGCCGGCTTCGCCTGGGTGATGGTGTTCGGCATCTTCATCTCGGCCTCCTCCTCCGTCTTCATCGCGGCGCCGATCGTGCTGTTCAGCGGGCGCAACTCGCTGCGGCGGGGCGAGCTGGAGCCGGTGGCGCCGAAGGGGCAGACGGCCATCCGCTGA
- a CDS encoding Gfo/Idh/MocA family protein, which produces MKSLKIGVFGAGHFGRFHALKLRGAARAALAGLHDPDPARAALVAGEAGCQALTAEALMAASDAIVIATPTLHHARLAEQALRAGRHVFVEKPITATLAEADALIALAAAEGRVLMVGQIERHSAAIRTLRENLGGRRLMALEATRVAPFRPRSLDVSVVLDLMIHDLDLILSLVPAPLTEVRAVGGPVMTNLPDWVVAQLRFANGAQAQVTASRVAVGLERKLRALGPEGEMRVDFMARSLEFLAPDGGQGVENMPGWSLVRRSWTDHDSLEAEQAAFIAAILDGVPHEANGAQGRAALDAALRVEAALAGA; this is translated from the coding sequence ATGAAATCGCTCAAGATCGGCGTCTTTGGCGCCGGCCATTTCGGCCGCTTCCATGCCCTCAAGCTGCGCGGGGCGGCGCGGGCCGCGCTCGCTGGCCTGCATGACCCGGACCCGGCCCGGGCGGCCCTGGTGGCGGGCGAGGCCGGCTGCCAGGCGCTGACGGCCGAGGCGCTGATGGCGGCCAGCGACGCCATCGTGATCGCCACCCCCACCCTGCACCATGCCCGCCTGGCCGAGCAGGCGCTGCGGGCCGGCCGGCATGTCTTCGTGGAAAAGCCCATCACGGCGACCCTGGCCGAGGCGGATGCGCTGATCGCCCTGGCCGCGGCCGAGGGGCGGGTGCTGATGGTGGGCCAGATCGAGCGCCATTCCGCCGCCATCCGCACCCTGCGGGAGAATCTGGGCGGCCGCCGGCTGATGGCGCTGGAGGCGACGCGCGTCGCCCCCTTCCGGCCGCGCAGCCTGGATGTCTCGGTCGTGCTGGACCTGATGATCCACGACCTGGACCTCATCCTCTCCCTGGTGCCCGCGCCGCTGACCGAGGTGCGGGCGGTGGGCGGCCCGGTGATGACCAACCTGCCTGACTGGGTGGTGGCGCAGCTGCGCTTCGCCAATGGCGCCCAGGCCCAGGTGACGGCGAGCCGCGTGGCCGTGGGGCTGGAGCGCAAGCTGCGCGCCCTGGGGCCGGAGGGCGAGATGCGGGTGGATTTCATGGCGCGCAGCCTGGAATTCCTGGCACCCGATGGCGGCCAGGGCGTGGAGAACATGCCCGGCTGGAGCCTCGTGCGCCGCAGCTGGACCGACCACGACAGCCTGGAGGCCGAGCAGGCCGCCTTCATCGCCGCCATCCTGGACGGCGTGCCGCATGAGGCGAATGGCGCGCAGGGGCGCGCCGCGCTGGATGCGGCGCTCAGGGTGGAGGCGGCGCTGGCCGGCGCCTGA
- the otnK gene encoding 3-oxo-tetronate kinase translates to MPLLGCIADDFTGATDLASTLVRQGMRAVQVIGVPTGPLPEADAVIIALKSRTIPVGEAVAQSLAACEALLAAGAKQILFKYCSTFDSTEAGNIGPVAEALLKRLDGGFAIACPAFPTNGRTIYQGHLFVGPNLLNESGMENHPLTPMRDANLVRVLGRQSEGSVGLIPFTVVEQGAAAIRHEVTRLRDANRRFAIADAITDAHLMALGEACANHALITGGSGIAMGLPENFRRAGLLPARADAGALPEVGGLCAVVAGSCSRATLGQIGLARDQVPTLELDALATPDAATLIGQARDWMAGKLDAARPIVIAASGTPERVAALQAKLGREAAGALVEEALAGIAADLVAAGVRRLVVAGGETSGAVVQRLGVEALRIGAEIDPGVPWTHATPATAPEGMHLALKSGNFGARDFFLKAFS, encoded by the coding sequence ATGCCGCTGCTCGGATGCATCGCCGACGACTTCACCGGCGCGACCGACCTCGCCAGCACGCTCGTCCGGCAGGGCATGCGCGCCGTGCAGGTGATCGGCGTGCCAACCGGGCCTTTGCCGGAGGCGGATGCCGTGATCATCGCGCTCAAGTCCCGCACCATCCCGGTGGGCGAGGCGGTGGCGCAGTCGCTCGCCGCCTGCGAGGCGCTGCTGGCAGCGGGTGCGAAGCAGATCCTCTTCAAATACTGCTCCACCTTCGACAGCACGGAGGCGGGCAATATCGGCCCGGTGGCCGAGGCGCTGCTGAAGCGCCTCGACGGCGGCTTCGCCATCGCCTGCCCGGCCTTCCCGACCAATGGCCGCACCATCTACCAGGGCCATCTCTTCGTCGGCCCCAACCTGCTGAACGAGAGCGGGATGGAGAACCACCCGCTCACGCCGATGCGCGACGCCAACCTGGTGCGCGTGCTGGGACGGCAGAGCGAGGGCAGCGTCGGCCTCATTCCCTTCACCGTGGTGGAACAGGGGGCGGCGGCCATCCGCCACGAGGTGACGCGGCTGCGCGATGCCAATCGCCGCTTCGCCATCGCGGATGCCATCACCGACGCGCATCTCATGGCGCTGGGTGAGGCCTGCGCGAACCACGCGCTGATCACCGGCGGGTCGGGCATCGCCATGGGGCTGCCGGAGAATTTCCGCCGCGCCGGGCTGCTGCCGGCGCGCGCGGATGCGGGCGCGCTGCCGGAGGTGGGCGGGCTGTGCGCCGTGGTCGCCGGCTCCTGCTCGCGCGCCACGCTCGGGCAGATCGGCCTCGCGCGGGACCAGGTGCCGACGCTGGAGCTGGATGCGCTGGCGACGCCCGACGCCGCTACCCTCATCGGGCAGGCACGCGACTGGATGGCGGGCAAGCTCGACGCCGCGCGCCCCATCGTCATCGCCGCCTCCGGCACGCCGGAGCGCGTGGCCGCACTCCAGGCCAAGCTCGGCCGCGAGGCGGCCGGCGCGCTGGTGGAGGAAGCGCTGGCCGGCATCGCGGCGGATCTCGTGGCAGCCGGCGTGCGTCGGCTCGTGGTGGCGGGCGGCGAGACCTCGGGCGCCGTGGTGCAGCGCCTGGGTGTCGAGGCGCTGCGCATCGGCGCCGAGATCGACCCCGGCGTGCCCTGGACGCATGCGACGCCCGCGACCGCGCCCGAGGGCATGCACCTCGCGCTGAAGAGCGGCAACTTCGGCGCGCGCGACTTCTTCCTGAAGGCCTTCTCCTGA
- a CDS encoding nitroreductase family protein gives MDRIAPTEHPVLPAIAARWSPRSYLDTPVTDAQLHAVLEAGRWAASAYNEQPWQYLVTRKNVEPEAYAKLAACLVPFNQGWIGQVPVLMLACARLNSAGNGKPNAWAHYDAGQASGSMAIQAAALGLQLHQMAGFDAAAARAAFNIPEDVAPIAAMVLGTPGPASALPEQLAQRETAPRVRKPAKELFFFGQWG, from the coding sequence ATGGATCGCATCGCCCCCACCGAGCATCCCGTGCTGCCCGCCATCGCGGCGCGCTGGAGCCCGCGCAGCTACCTCGACACGCCGGTCACCGACGCGCAGCTGCATGCGGTGCTGGAAGCCGGGCGCTGGGCCGCCTCGGCCTACAACGAGCAGCCCTGGCAGTATCTGGTGACGCGCAAGAATGTGGAGCCCGAGGCCTATGCCAAGCTGGCGGCCTGCCTCGTGCCCTTCAACCAGGGTTGGATCGGCCAGGTGCCGGTGCTGATGCTGGCCTGCGCGCGGCTGAATTCGGCCGGCAACGGCAAGCCCAACGCCTGGGCGCATTACGATGCTGGCCAGGCGAGCGGCTCCATGGCGATCCAGGCCGCGGCGCTCGGCCTGCAGCTGCACCAGATGGCGGGCTTCGACGCGGCCGCGGCGCGCGCGGCCTTCAACATCCCCGAGGATGTGGCGCCGATCGCGGCGATGGTGCTGGGCACGCCCGGGCCGGCCTCGGCCCTGCCGGAGCAGCTGGCCCAGCGCGAGACGGCGCCGCGCGTGCGCAAGCCGGCGAAGGAGCTGTTCTTCTTCGGCCAGTGGGGCTGA
- a CDS encoding iron-containing alcohol dehydrogenase, with product MTTSASLAIVAPRQMIIGGGSLSRLGDLLKQFGFSRPLVVTDPWMQSSGTVEKCLAPLRAAGFAPVVFHETVPDPTDTVIAAGVAVLQAGDFDVLIGFGGGSPMDTAKAMAILAAAPAGTPMSAFKVPVAADKAALPVICIPTTAGTGSEATRFTVITDVARDEKMLIAGLGALPLAAIVDHDLTRTVPARTKADTGIDSLTHALEAYVSKRANPVSDMYAERAMRLIGPHLRRVYKDPADDAAREAMMLGATLAGLAFSNASVALIHGMSRPIGAHFHVPHGLSNAMLLPAVTGFGLNHALPRYAEAARCIGCAAPSDADQVAGAKLMEELRALNHELEVPSPAAYGIAQAKWNALLPVMAEQALASGSPGNNPRVPDAAQIMELYVEAFGA from the coding sequence ATGACAACATCCGCTTCCCTGGCCATCGTCGCCCCCCGCCAGATGATCATCGGCGGGGGCAGCCTTTCCCGCCTCGGCGATCTTCTCAAGCAATTCGGCTTCTCGCGCCCGCTGGTCGTCACCGACCCCTGGATGCAGAGCAGCGGCACGGTCGAGAAATGCCTCGCACCGCTGCGCGCGGCCGGCTTCGCGCCCGTGGTGTTCCACGAGACCGTGCCCGATCCGACCGACACGGTGATCGCGGCCGGCGTCGCCGTGCTGCAGGCGGGCGATTTCGACGTGCTGATCGGCTTTGGCGGCGGCAGCCCGATGGACACGGCCAAGGCCATGGCGATCCTCGCCGCCGCCCCCGCCGGCACGCCGATGAGCGCCTTCAAGGTGCCGGTCGCGGCCGACAAGGCGGCGCTGCCCGTCATCTGCATCCCCACCACCGCCGGCACGGGCAGCGAGGCGACGCGCTTTACCGTCATCACCGATGTGGCGCGGGACGAGAAGATGCTCATCGCGGGGCTCGGCGCCCTGCCGCTCGCCGCCATCGTGGACCATGACCTGACCCGCACCGTTCCCGCCCGCACCAAGGCGGATACCGGCATCGACAGCCTGACCCACGCGCTGGAGGCCTATGTCAGCAAGCGCGCCAACCCCGTCTCGGACATGTATGCCGAGCGCGCGATGCGGCTGATCGGCCCCCATCTGCGGCGCGTCTACAAGGACCCCGCCGATGACGCGGCGCGCGAGGCGATGATGCTGGGCGCCACGCTGGCCGGCCTCGCCTTCAGCAATGCGAGCGTCGCGCTGATCCATGGCATGTCGCGGCCCATCGGCGCGCATTTCCATGTGCCGCATGGGCTGTCCAACGCCATGCTGCTGCCGGCGGTGACGGGGTTCGGCCTGAACCACGCACTGCCGCGCTATGCCGAGGCCGCGCGCTGCATCGGCTGCGCCGCCCCCTCCGACGCCGACCAGGTGGCGGGTGCGAAGCTGATGGAGGAACTGCGCGCCCTGAACCACGAGTTGGAGGTGCCGAGCCCGGCGGCCTATGGCATCGCGCAGGCCAAGTGGAACGCGCTGCTGCCGGTGATGGCCGAGCAGGCGCTGGCCTCCGGCAGTCCGGGCAACAACCCGCGCGTGCCCGATGCGGCGCAGATCATGGAACTCTACGTGGAGGCCTTCGGGGCCTAG
- a CDS encoding histone H1-like repetitive region-containing protein, whose translation MTDTTETPDVAPRAQAMAVAAGARRTAKKPATARGRVAAAKKPAAKKAAPAKKAAPKKAAAKKPAAKKAAPAKKAAPKKAAAKKPAAKKAAPAKKAAPKKAAAKKPAAKKAAPAKKAAPKKAAAKKPAAKKAAPAKKAAPAKKPAAKKAAPAKDPKRAEAAKKAAATRAAKKAAAAAPAPAPATDSSSS comes from the coding sequence ATGACCGACACGACCGAAACCCCCGACGTGGCGCCACGCGCGCAAGCCATGGCCGTTGCCGCCGGCGCCCGCCGCACCGCGAAGAAGCCCGCCACCGCGCGTGGCCGCGTCGCCGCCGCGAAGAAGCCCGCCGCCAAGAAGGCCGCGCCTGCCAAGAAGGCCGCGCCGAAGAAGGCCGCCGCCAAGAAGCCGGCTGCCAAGAAGGCCGCCCCCGCCAAGAAGGCCGCGCCGAAGAAGGCCGCCGCCAAGAAGCCGGCTGCCAAGAAGGCCGCCCCCGCCAAGAAGGCCGCGCCGAAGAAGGCCGCCGCCAAGAAGCCGGCTGCCAAGAAGGCCGCCCCCGCCAAGAAGGCCGCGCCGAAGAAGGCCGCCGCCAAGAAGCCGGCTGCCAAGAAGGCCGCTCCCGCCAAGAAGGCCGCTCCCGCGAAGAAGCCCGCTGCCAAGAAGGCCGCTCCCGCGAAGGACCCGAAGCGCGCCGAGGCCGCAAAGAAGGCCGCTGCGACGCGCGCCGCCAAGAAGGCCGCCGCGGCCGCTCCGGCGCCCGCTCCCGCGACCGACTCGTCGTCCAGCTGA